A single Mustela lutreola isolate mMusLut2 chromosome X, mMusLut2.pri, whole genome shotgun sequence DNA region contains:
- the LOC131822135 gene encoding transcription factor SPT20 homolog: MQQALERALDRADYVIAGAQQRPPKRRGSSSGEASLYEKLYDIYVEECGREPEAPEELRSNVNLLEKLVRRESLPCLVVNLHRGEGGYSLMLQGKDGAYSETVRLPYEERELLEYLDAEELPPALLDVLEKSEVNLFQCGCVIAQVRDYRQCSGGEPPGYQSRHILLRPTMQTLACDVQSITSDGQEWTQEDKLSLESQLILATAEPLCLDPSVAVACTANRLLYNKQKMNTGPMKRSFRRYSASSLHRQRELSACPPPPELTVWASCRKRRERQDRPWYDLKISKAGSCVDTWRRRPCDLAVPSEVDVQKYARGRRSAQRVVSPPGVWPAGEVRDGGTCGREAGQEPQSTELTFPKSPPPNNPPSSGARRPWKEDRWEGQMSPPHPCTDDRSGSVPPESKTAAGGVVTGAELAVLQKASCTVTGSHGSGGLSGLPPGNDPEQPDMASVRSPVQGEGVGRPPLRIRLPWSSGTSRSGNSFIPWEASSFRKSPSPAPAPKPSPSQQSPVDVNRGSPLPAATVSAASAPQRSPASRVTASSAGHSLLQVAGPGCGAQALERGSGPGQGPQAGAKAPVGIQPSSLPSGARPPSAVPAAARSPPVRVQFFLKHASGLGPVTLLEVPQESLLLNTARQPERRLYHLISQEQLQQA, encoded by the exons ATGCAACAGGCCCTGGAAAGGGCTTTGGACCGCGCGGACTATGTCATCGCAGGCGCCCAGCAGAGGCCTCCAAAGAGGAGAGGCTCGTCGAGTGGGGAAGCATCTCTCTACGAGAAGCTTTACGACATCTATGTGGAAGAATGTGGGAGAGAGCCTGAGGCTCCGGAGGAGCTAAGAAGCAACGTGAACTTGCTAGAGAAGCTCGTGAGGAGAGAGTCGTTGCCGTGTTTAGTGGTCAACCTGCACCGGGGAGAGGGGGGATATTCGCTGATGCTCCAGGGGAAAGACGGAGCGTATTCGGAGACCGTCCGGCTGCCCTACGAAGAACGCGAATTGCTCGAATACCTGGACGCTGAAGAACTACCTCCCGCTCTGCTGGACGTGCTGGAAAAATCGGAGGTGAACCTCTTCCAGTGCGGGTGCGTCATAGCGCAGGTGCGAGACTACAGGCAGTGCAGCGGTGGGGAACCTCCGGGCTACCAGAGCAGGCACATTCTCCTGCGCCCGACCATGCAGACGTTAGCCTGCGACGTGCAGTCCATAACCAGCGATGGCCAGGAATGGACCCAGGAGGACAAACTGTCGCTTGAGAGCCAGCTGATCTTGGCCACCGCTGAGCCCCTGTGCCTGGATCCTTCTGTAGCAGTAGCCTGCACGGCGAACAGGCTGCTCTATAACAAGCAAAAGATGAATACTGGGCCGATGAAAAGGAGCTTCAGGAGGtactctgcctcctctctgcatCGGCAGCGGGAGctgtctgcttgtccccctcctCCTGAGCTGACAGTGTGGGCCTCTTGCCGGAAACGCAGGGAGCGCCAAGACCGTCCGTGGTACGACCTCAAAATTTCTAAGGCGGGGAGCTGCGTAGATACGTGGAGGCGGAGACCGTGTGACTTGGCGGTGCCTTCGGAAGTGGATGTGCAGAAATATGCCAGAGGGAGGAGGTCCGCCCAACGGGTCGTCTCACCTCCGGGAGTCTGGCCAGCCGGGGAGGTGAGGGACGGTGGTACGTGTGGCCGCGAAGCCGGCCAGGAGCCTCAGAGCACGGAGCTGACCTTCCCGAAGTCGCCGCCGCCGAATAATCCACCTTCCTCTGGAGCGAGAAGGCCCTGGAAGGAAGACCGGTGGGAGGGACAGATGTCTCCTCCGCACCCCTGCACAGATGACCGTTCAGGCAGTGTCCCGCCGGAATCAAAGACGGCTGCCGGCGGGGTGGTCACGGGGGCAGAGCTGGCCGTCCTGCAGAAGGCCAGCTGTACGGTCACCGGGTCGCACGGCTCAGGCGGCCTCAGTGGGCTTCCTCCCGGGAACGACCCAGAACAGCCTGACATGGCGTCGGTTCGGTCTCCAGTCCAGGGGGAAGGCGTGGGACGGCCACCTCTGCGCATCAGACTTCCCTGGAGCTCAGGCACGAGCCGGTCGGGGAACAGTTTTATTCCATGGGAGGCCAGCAGCTTTCGTAAATCTCCATCTCCTGCTCCCGCTCCTAAGCCAAGTCCCTCCCAGCAATCCCCCGTGGACGTGAATCGAGGGAGCCCGCTTCCCGCAGCCACCGTGTCCGCCGCCAGCGCCCCACAGAGGAGCCCGGCCAGCCGG GTCACGGCCAGCTCCGCGGGCCACAGCCTCCTTCAAGTGGCGGGCCCTGGTTGCGGAGCGCAGGCTTTGGAGAGGGGCTCTGGCCCGGGGCAGGGCCCTCAGGCTGGGGCCAAGGCTCCTGTGGGGATCCAGCCCAGCAGCCTGCCTTCAGGCGCTCGGCCCCCCAGTGCGGTGCCCGCTGCAGCGCGGAGTCCTCCAGTCCGCgtccagttttttttaaaacacgCTTCCGGCCTCGGGCCAGTAACTCTCCTGGAGGTTCCCCAAGAGTCGCTCCTTTTGAACACAGCGCGGCAGCCAGAGCGGCGGCTCTATCACTTGATTTCCCAAGAACAACTTCAGCAAGCC